A stretch of the Maledivibacter sp. genome encodes the following:
- a CDS encoding type IV secretory system conjugative DNA transfer family protein: MMRKPHEDAPIMKDLYQLILEKTKKAAEYKELATLLKDIAIGGDSFLFRGHSSIKVESRCVCLDTFSLQNASDNINKTQYFNLLTWCWDIMTKDRTESVLLIADESYPMINLRVPQSLIFLRDVAKRARKYESGYPIQ; encoded by the coding sequence ATGATGAGAAAACCCCATGAAGATGCTCCTATTATGAAAGACCTATATCAGTTAATCCTAGAAAAAACCAAAAAAGCAGCAGAATACAAAGAACTAGCGACACTCCTTAAAGACATAGCAATAGGTGGAGATTCTTTTCTATTCAGAGGACATAGCAGTATAAAAGTAGAGTCAAGATGTGTATGCTTAGATACCTTTTCTCTTCAAAATGCCAGTGATAATATAAATAAAACACAATATTTTAACTTACTTACATGGTGTTGGGATATCATGACCAAAGACAGAACAGAATCAGTTTTATTAATAGCCGACGAAAGCTATCCAATGATTAATCTAAGAGTGCCACAATCTTTAATATTCCTAAGAGATGTGGCAAAACGAGCAAGAAAATATGAATCCGGGTATCCCATTCAGTAG
- a CDS encoding histidine kinase, which produces MKKIIVTALLLVLILIGFFYEGNSEEPYNRNFEFEYYEDESNQMEFDQVKDKFYSSEEKINYTGDFSFGNSTSTYWIRMKIINRDFKGKEYISIYNPTVKEAIAFLPQRDKEGYRKLSSGWGYGNHKQDERFFYPVFKMNEGFERHEYIYLKVHSKFTQNYRITFLSSDEFENIKRKYLLLYGVLFGVLIAVMIQNFVMFIQLKNRAYLFYLLYTASMMIYQGNLCGIYNVFIPEKAYGIMNNTIILSLVGMGMIVVFFREFFQTKDKLRTYDKLLKGILIIYGSSIILFSIIEQPTIANFYAHNMASIGAVIMMMATVKAFKAGMPQAKLFLLGWTCMSVSMILSLFRNLGLVSNNIITLHLVLITISLQAIFISIDLIRQYQKVESDARSYEFAFLHAQIKPHFLYNTLNVISSLCKIDSEKARETVLDLADLLRHLFDISVDKKVISLKDEMECVKAYVRIEQIRFRNKLTMTYNIDDDMDFNLPPLVIQPLVENAIIHGIRKNKGTSHVILSIKETEEGYRIQVGDDGIGMTGEMITGLMKGKRYKEKGIGIANINKRLYELYKQKLDIKSTLGEGTTVSFLVPKGMDK; this is translated from the coding sequence GTGAAAAAAATTATAGTAACAGCTCTATTACTAGTGTTGATATTAATAGGATTTTTTTATGAAGGGAATAGTGAAGAACCATATAATAGAAATTTTGAGTTTGAATATTATGAAGATGAAAGTAATCAGATGGAGTTTGATCAAGTAAAAGATAAATTCTACAGTAGTGAAGAGAAAATCAACTATACAGGTGATTTTAGTTTTGGCAATAGCACATCCACTTATTGGATAAGGATGAAGATAATAAATAGAGATTTTAAAGGGAAAGAGTATATATCTATATATAATCCAACAGTGAAAGAAGCCATTGCATTTTTACCTCAAAGGGATAAAGAAGGATATAGAAAGTTATCGTCGGGTTGGGGTTATGGTAATCATAAGCAAGATGAAAGATTTTTTTATCCCGTATTCAAAATGAATGAGGGATTTGAAAGACATGAGTACATATACCTAAAAGTACATTCGAAATTTACGCAGAATTATAGAATCACATTTTTATCAAGTGATGAATTTGAAAATATTAAACGTAAGTATCTACTCCTATATGGTGTCCTTTTTGGAGTTTTAATAGCTGTCATGATTCAAAACTTTGTCATGTTTATTCAACTTAAAAATAGAGCGTATTTATTTTACTTATTATATACTGCTTCTATGATGATTTATCAAGGAAATCTATGTGGCATATATAATGTATTTATACCTGAAAAGGCTTATGGAATAATGAATAACACCATCATATTATCACTTGTGGGCATGGGTATGATAGTTGTATTTTTTAGAGAATTTTTTCAGACAAAAGATAAATTAAGAACCTACGATAAGTTATTAAAAGGGATATTGATAATTTATGGTAGTAGCATTATTTTGTTCAGCATAATTGAGCAACCGACAATAGCTAATTTTTACGCACACAATATGGCAAGCATAGGAGCTGTCATTATGATGATGGCAACGGTAAAAGCATTTAAAGCAGGTATGCCTCAAGCTAAACTGTTTCTATTAGGATGGACATGTATGAGTGTAAGTATGATATTAAGCTTATTTAGGAATTTAGGTCTTGTTTCTAACAATATTATAACCCTGCATCTTGTGTTGATTACGATATCCCTACAAGCTATCTTCATATCCATTGATTTAATAAGACAATATCAAAAAGTAGAAAGTGATGCAAGATCCTATGAATTTGCTTTTTTACATGCTCAGATAAAACCCCACTTTTTATACAATACACTAAATGTTATTAGCAGTTTATGTAAAATAGATAGTGAAAAAGCAAGAGAGACAGTACTAGACTTAGCCGATTTACTAAGACATTTATTTGATATTTCAGTAGATAAAAAAGTAATATCCCTTAAAGATGAAATGGAATGTGTAAAAGCCTATGTACGAATAGAACAAATTAGGTTTAGAAATAAATTAACCATGACATATAATATAGATGATGACATGGATTTTAACCTACCGCCACTTGTTATACAGCCATTAGTAGAAAATGCTATCATTCATGGTATTAGAAAAAATAAAGGGACAAGTCATGTCATACTAAGTATCAAGGAAACCGAAGAGGGGTATAGAATACAAGTTGGAGATGATGGTATAGGTATGACAGGAGAAATGATAACGGGTTTAATGAAAGGGAAAAGATATAAAGAAAAAGGAATTGGGATTGCAAATATTAACAAAAGACTATATGAACTCTACAAACAAAAACTAGATATAAAAAGTACATTAGGAGAAGGAACAACTGTTTCATTTCTAGTACCAAAGGGGATGGATAAATAA
- a CDS encoding response regulator, which translates to MKAILIDDEYYALKGLEMELLELGDIDVVGMYEDESIALEEVEKLKPDIVFLDINMPEIKGTSLFTQIKKVCPLTQIVFVTAYDEYAVEAFELNASDYIVKPIRKERLQKTIKRLKNSNKTEEKSSGNNKISIKCLGAFSIKMNGTVLNINWRTKKVEELIAYLACCRGEFIPKAKIAGVLWPDLETSKSKSNLYLTYHYLKKQSEQNGFDFPIESIKGKMRIKMEEVDIDIDRFIKDVENIGAINKENIHKAYEILRYYSEPLLDGQYYEWIREKEYSLTLLYDQLKNRINEFVS; encoded by the coding sequence ATGAAAGCCATATTAATAGATGATGAATATTATGCATTAAAAGGACTTGAAATGGAACTATTAGAATTAGGAGATATTGATGTTGTTGGTATGTATGAAGATGAAAGTATAGCCCTTGAAGAGGTCGAAAAGCTTAAACCAGATATCGTTTTTCTAGATATTAACATGCCAGAGATAAAAGGCACATCATTATTTACACAGATAAAAAAAGTATGTCCATTGACACAAATTGTATTCGTTACAGCTTATGATGAATATGCTGTTGAAGCCTTTGAATTAAATGCTTCCGATTATATTGTAAAACCTATACGTAAAGAAAGACTACAAAAGACCATCAAACGATTGAAAAATAGTAATAAAACAGAAGAAAAAAGCAGTGGTAATAACAAAATATCTATCAAGTGCCTTGGTGCATTTTCTATAAAAATGAATGGTACTGTATTGAATATTAATTGGAGAACAAAAAAAGTAGAAGAATTAATCGCTTACTTAGCCTGTTGCCGAGGTGAATTTATCCCTAAAGCTAAGATTGCAGGTGTATTATGGCCGGATTTGGAAACATCTAAAAGCAAGTCAAATCTATACTTAACTTACCATTACTTAAAAAAACAATCCGAGCAAAATGGTTTTGATTTCCCAATAGAGTCTATCAAAGGCAAGATGAGAATTAAGATGGAGGAAGTAGATATTGATATAGATAGGTTTATAAAAGATGTTGAGAATATAGGTGCAATTAACAAGGAAAATATCCATAAAGCATATGAAATTTTAAGATATTATTCAGAACCACTTTTAGATGGACAATACTACGAATGGATTAGAGAAAAAGAGTATTCATTAACATTACTATATGACCAATT